Sequence from the Schaalia sp. 19OD2882 genome:
TCGGGTCCCGGGTCCTCCCGGGCAGCGACCGGCCCCGCCCTCGTCGAAGATCCCCGCGGCCCCGCGTCGCACCCCGAACCCGACCGTCCGGAGGACCACCGAAGGACACGGACACCCGTCCACACCACGAGTGCGGGGACGCCCGTCCCCACGCCCACACGAAAGGAAACTCATGCGCTCCATCGGACGTATCGTCGCCGTTGCCGCTGCCGGCACCATGGCCCTGGGCCTTGCCGCCTGCTCGACGAGCACAACCCCCGCCGCCGGCGGCGAGTCGGGCAAGACCGATACCGCCATGTCGGCCGATGCACCCGAGTCCGCCGCCACCGAGCTGACCGGTGAGGTCAAGAAGGGCGACGGCACCCAGACCATCTACCTGGTCTCCAAGGGCTTCCAGCACCGCTTCTGGCAGGCCGTCAAGGAAGGCGCCGAGCAGGCGGGCAAGGAGTACGGCTACAAGGTCCAGTTCGTCGGCCCCGACGACGAGACCAAGGTGACCCAGCAGCTCGACCAGCTGCAGGCGGCCCTCGACTCCAAGCCCGCCGCCATCGGCTTCGCCGCCCTGGACTCCGGCGCCGCCGAGCCCGTCCTGCAGAAGGTCAAGGCCGCGAACATCCCCGTCATCGCCTTCGACTCCGGCGTCGACTCCGACATCCCGCTGACCACCGTCCAGACCGACAACTACGCCGCCGCCCAGGAAGCCGCCAAGCACATGGTCGACGCTCTCAAGGGCAAGGGCACCGTCGGCTTGGTGTGCCACGACCAGACCTCGCAGACCGGCAAGCAGCGCTGCCAGGGCTTCATCGACTACATCAAGGAGAACGCTCCCGAGATCAAGCTGCTCGACCCGCAGTACGCTGGTGACGTCAGCAAGGCCGCTGACACCGCAAAGTCCATCATCCAGGCCAACTCGGACATCGTCGGCATCTACGGCTCCAACGAGGCCGCAGCCTCCGGCGTGATCCAAGCCCAGAACGAGGTCAAGAAGCCGGGGCTGACCGTGATCGGCTTCGACTCCGGCAAGACCCAGATCGCCGCGATCAAGGACGGCACCCAGGCCGGCGCCGTCACCCAGGCCCCGGTGAAGATGGGTTACACCACCGTCAAGGCCGCCATCCAGGCGATCAACGGACAGACCCTGCCCAAGATCGTCGACTCGGGCTACGCCTGGTTCGACAAGACCAACATCGACTCCGACGAGATCAAGCCGAATCTCTACGAGTGACCCACCGGCGGGGTGGGGCGGGCACCGCAGCCCGCCCCACCCCGACCCACACACCGATCCGAGGGGCGAACCGCCCCCCGAACCAATGACAACGAGGAATTGAGAGGGACATGACGAATCACCCCCGCATCGGAATCCGACCCACCATCGACGGTCGCCGCAAGGGCGTGCGCGAAAGCCTCGAGGAGCAGACCATGGGCATGGCGACCGCCGTTGCCGAGCTGCTCTCCTCCACCCTGAAGTACCCCGACGGCCGGCCCGTCGAATGCGTCATCGCCGACACGACCATCGGCCGCGTCCACGAGGCCCAGGCCTGCGCCGAGAAGTTCAAGGCCAACAACGTGGGCCTGACCATCACCGTGACCCCCTGCTGGTGCTACGGCACCGAGACCACCGACATGGACCCGACCATGCCCCACGCCATCTGGGGCTTCAACGGCACCGAACGCCCCGGAGCCGTCTACCTGGCCGCCGCACTGGCCGGCCACGCGCAGATCGGCATCCCCGCCTTCGGCATCTACGGCAAGGACGTCCAGGACGGCGACGACAACTCCATCCCCGAGGACGTGCGCACCCGCCTCATCGACTACGCCGCCGCCGGCCTGGCCGTCGCGCAGATGCGTGGCCGCTCCTACCTGTCGATGGGTTCGGTGTCCATGGGCATCGCGGGCTCCGTCGTCGACCCGCACTTCTTCGGCGCCTACCTGGGCATGCGCAACGAGTACATCGACATGTCCGAGTTCACCCGCCGCATCGCCGAGGGCATCTACGACCACGACGAGTACGAGAAGGCCTACGCCTGGATCCGCGAGAACCTGCACCAGGGCAAGGACTGGAACCCCGAGGAATGGCAGTTCCCGGACAAGTTCGACCAGTGGTGGCAGTTCGTCACGAAGATGACGCTGATCGGACGCGACCTCATGCAGGGCAACCCGAAGCTTGCCGAGATGGGCTTCGAGGAAGAGGCCGGCGGACACGGTGCCATCGCCGCAGGTTTCCAAGGACAGCGTCAGTGGACCGACCACTTCCCCAACGGCGACGTCATGGAGACGATGCTCAACACCAACTTCGACTGGAACGGCAAGCGCCAGCCCAACGTCCTTGCCACCGAGAACGACTCCCTCAACGGCGCATCGATGCTCTTCGGCCACCTGCTGACCAACACGCCGCAGATCTTCTCCGACGTGCGCACCTACTGGAGCCCCGAAGCCATCGAGCGTGTCACCGGCTGGAAGCCCGAGGGCCGCGCCTCCGTGGGTCTGCTGGACCTGCGCAACTCCGGCTCGACCACCCTGGACGGGGCCGGCCAGGCCAGGCGTGACGGCGAGAACGTCATCAAGCCGTGGTGGGAGGTCACCGATGAAGACATCAAGGCCACCCTGGATGCCACCACCTTCCACCCGGCCTCGACCGGCTACTTCCGCGGAGGCGGATTCTCCACCCACTTCCGCACCGCCGGTGAGATGCCCGTGACCATGTGCCGCATCAACATCGTGGCCGGCAAGCCCGTCATGCAGATCGCCGAAGGCTGGACCGTCGAGCTGCCCGACGAGGTCGCCTCCACCATCGAGGAACGCACCAACCCCGAGTGGCCCACCACGTGGTTCGTCCCCAACCTCACCGGCGAAGGCGCGTTCAAGAGCGTCTACGACGTGATGAACAACTGGGGCGCCAACCACGGTGCGATCTCCTACGGACACATCGGAGGCCAGCTCATCACCTTGGCCTCGATGCTGCGCATCCCTGTGAACATGCACAACGTTCCCGAGGATCGCGTCTTCCGTCCCAAGGCGTGGTCGCTGTTCGGCACCGCCGATCCCGAGGGCGCCGACTACCGCGCCTGCGAGACCTTCGGGCCTCTGTACCGCTGAGGCGGCAGCCGGGGGCGGGCCGCTCGGGCCCGCCCCCGCACCCCCGCCCTCGTCCCCAGGGGACGAGGGCGCCCCCGGTCCACCAGAACACCGACCCACCGAGACAGAAGGCAAGGGACATGACCACCGCACTGGCAGTTGACCTCGGATCCTCCTCCGGGCGAGTCCTGGCGGGCACGCTCGACGCGGACCACATCGAGATCACGGAGGTCCACCGTTTCAAGCACGAGGCCCAGCGCCGCGACGGCCGCCTGGTCTGGGACGTCGAGACCATGTGGAACGAGGTCGTCACCGGCCTTCGCGCCGCGGTCGAGCGCTTCGACGACGCGGTCTCGGTCTCCGTGGACACCTGGGGCGTGGATTTTGCCGCCCTGGACGCCGACGACCAGCTGGTCGGGCCCGTACGCGCCTACCGCGACGAACGCACCGAACGCACCCACGACGCCTTCCGTCGGCGCCTGGACGACCGCGAGTTCTTCACCCTGACCGGTATCGCTCCCGCCACCATCAACACCGCCAACCAGCTGGTGGCTCTGACGGTCGAGGAGCCCGAACTGGCAGAGCGCATCGACACGGTCCTGCTGCTGCCCGACTACTTCGCGTGGAAACTCAGCGGCGTCAAGGGGTGGTCGCGTTCCATCTGCTCCTCCTCGGGCCTGTGCGAGCCCGGATCCCCGCGCTGGTCCAACCAGGTCTTCGAGCGCCTTGGCCTGGAGCGCAGGTGGGTGGGGGATCTGAACTCGGACCTGACCGTCGTCGGCCCGTGCACCGTGGAGGGCCTGGAGCACCTCACGGTCGTGCGTGGCGGAGCCCACGACACGGCCTGTGCCGTCCACGCCCTGCCCATTGACGAGGGCGTCGCCGCCTGGTGGTTGTCGTGTGGATCCTGGTCGGTACTGGGGGCCATGGAGGACCACGCCCTGACCAGCGACGCGGCCTTCGAGTTGGGGTTGACCAACGAGTCGCGCTCCGACGGGGGAGTGCGTCCTCTGTTCAACATCACCGGCATGTGGATCCTCCAGGAGCTCCAGCGCCAATGGGAACGCGAAGGCAACCCCACCGACACCGACGAATTGGTGGCCGCCGCCCGCCAGTGCCCCACGCCATCGGTCCTGCTGGACCCGGATCGCCCCTTCTTCGCCGAGCCCGGCAACATGGTCGAGAAGGTCGACGCTTTCCTTGCCGAGGCCGGAGCCCCTGCCCCGTCCTCGGAGGCCGAATACGTGCGCCTGGTCATCGAGTCCTTCGCGGCCCGCTACGCGCGCGGCATCGACGACTTGGCCAAGATCACCGGCACCCGCCCCGACCAGCTGAACCTTGTCGGCGGCGGCTCACGCAACCACCTGCTGTGCGACCTCACGGCGCGAGCCGCCGGGATGCGAGTCGTGGCCGGACCGGTTGAAGCGTCGATCCTCGGGTCGCTGCTTGCCCAACTGGAGACCCTCGGACACCTCGATCCCGCCAGACGTCCCGACGTCATCGCCCGAACGGCAAAGACCCATGTCCACGCGCCGGATGTCCAGTAAGAGCAAGAGGGTCTCGCAGGCGGACGTCGCAGCACTTGCCGGGGTCTCCACCAACACGGTCTCACGTGTGGTGCGCGGCGACCCGGAGGTCTCCGACGCCACACGCCGAAGGATCACCGCACTGCTCAAAGAGGTTGACTATCGGCCGAACTACGCGGCCCGCTCCCTGTCGGCCAAGCGCACGGGCGTGCTCCACGTGGCCCTGGCGGCCCCCATGTTCCACGGGCACGGGCGCTCCCTGCTCTCCGTGGTCTCCGCAGCGGCCGACGCGGGTTTCCACGTGTCCATGTCGAATCTGTGGGTGCGTGACGGGGTCATCGATTCGCGCATCGCCCCCTTCGACGTGGACGCCGTGGTGATCCTCGGCGGCCAGGGGCCCACCGTCGACATGGCGGTCGAACTGGGGCGCACCGTCCCCACGGTGTTGCTGTTGGCCTCGGAGAGGAACCTGGATCGGATCTCCACCGTCAGCGTGGACAACGTGCGCGGGTCCCGCCTGGCAACCGAACACCTGCTGCGCGCAGGAGTCGATTCCATGGTCCACTTGGCCGGACCCACCTCGTGGGGGGATTCGGGCACGCGGCGCGAAGGATTCGAACAGGCCTGCCGGGAGGCCGGCATTGAAGCACGGGTCCTGTCCGCTGACTCGTGGAACGCCCGCGACGGCTACGACGCGATGACCTCACTGGACCAGCTGCCCCAAGGGCTCTTCGCCGCCAACGACCAGTTGGCGTTGGGAGCAATGCGCCTCATCCACGAGCGTGGAGCGTCCATCCCGGGCGACGTCAAGGTGGTCGGCTTCGACGACATGGACGGCGCCGACTGTTTCGCCCCGCCTTTGACCACCATCCGCCAGCCCTTCGACCGGGTGGGGCGCACGGCGGTGCGCCTTGCCCGGCAGATGATCGAGGGTGGCCCCGGTCAGGACGTCGTCATCGAACCGGAGCTGGTGATTCGCTCCAGTTCCTCCTTGTGAAGGCGGAGTGCGCCGCCCTCGTCCACACCGTCCCCATCCGCCCCCTCACCTCGGCAGATTTCCATTCACCCGATCCGAGTGGACCCGATCTGCCAGACTGACCCGAACCGTCCCGACCCTGCGGGGCGAGCACACCGCAATGAAAGGAACACTCCGATGATCTACGGACCCATGACCCACCCGCAGTTCCTGCGCGCCCTGGCGGCCGCCGGCCACGGCTCGAAGATCCTCCTGGCCGACGCCAACTACCCGCACACCACCGGCGTGGGGCCGCGCGCGGAACTCATCTCGTTGAACTTCGCGCCGGGAATGCTCGACGTCATCCAGATCACCGAGGTCCTCAAGCAGGTCTGCCCGATCGAGAAGGCGGAGATCATGGTGCCCGCGCCTGACGCCGAGCAGGTCGAGATCCCGATCCACGACGAGTTCCGCGCCCTGCTGCCCGACACCGAATTCGGCGAGCTCTCGCGCTTCGACTTCTACGACGCCGCCCGCAGCGAGGACGTGGGCATCATCGTCGCCACCGGCGAGCAGCGCCTGTACGGCAACCTGCTGCTGACAGTGGGAGTGCGCCAGCCCGGCGAGTGATGTCACTGCGCTGCCACCCGGGATGCGCGAGGATCGTCCTGAGGAACGTCGTCGATGGGACCGGGAAGCCCCCGGCACCGGAGGAGGGACATGGGCAGCGCAGGCATGGAGGCAATGCGGATCCTGCTGGTCGAGGACGAGGTCCCGCTGGCCAACGCCCTGCAGCGTGGCCTGGTGGGCGAGGGGTTCGAGGTCGAGGTGGTCCACGACGGTGCCAGCGCCCTGACCACCCTGGAGCGCCGTATCTTCGACATCGTCGTCCTGGACCGTGACCTGCCCATCCTGCACGGAGACTTCGTCGCCCGGAGCCTGCGTGACTCCGGCTCGCGCACCCGCATCCTCATGCTCACCGCGGCGTCCTCGTCCGAAGACGTCGTGCGGGGCCTGGACCTGGGGGCGGACGACTACCTGAGCAAACCCTTCGACTTCGACGTGCTGCTGGCGCGGCTGCGGGCCTTGGGACGCCGCCTGACCGACACCGGTGGTGGCCTGACCTGCGCAGACCTGCGCATCGACATCGCCTCGCACCGGACGTGGGTGGCCGGGACCGAGATCCATCTGCGTCCCAAGGAGTTCCAGGTCCTTGCCGAACTCATGCGCGCCGGCGGCGCCACGGTCAGCCCCGTCGGCCTCTTCGACGCCGCCTGGGGCGAGGACGACCCGACGGGCGAAGCCGTGGTCAAGACCGTCATCCACTCCCTTCGCCGCAAGATCGGGGCCCACAGGATCACCACCGTCCACGGAGTGGGCTACAGGGTGGCGCAGCCGTGAGGCGGGCCCTCGGCGCCTGGTGGGTGCGCCTGGGACTCAGGCGCCAACTGGTCCTTGTCATCTCCGGCATTTTCGTCCTTGCGGGGGCGCTGCTGCTGTTGGCCCAGTACATGATCCTGCAGAACCTGCTGGTCGAACACATCACCTTGGTGCGCAGCGAGAACCCCGTGGTGGTGTCCGCTTCCCCTGATGGCCCGCCCCCGGGGCCCCACGGGACGGGCGAGGCGCAGTCCGGCGGAGCACTGGGGGCAGGGGCGTATTCCGGCCCTGCCAGCCGGGTCCTCACCACTGGAACCGGCGGTGGCCTGGAGACCCGCGAGGAATGGCGCTTCTGGCTGGCCTCCACCCCATTTTCGGCCACCATCCTGGCCCGCCTCCAACTGTGGTCGGCGCTGCTGCTGGCAGTCTTCGTCATCTGCACCATCCTGGCCGCCCACATGGTCACGCGTGCCGTCATGGCGCGCATCGACGCCTTGGCCCGCGCCACCGCGTCAATCACCGAAAGGAACCTGTCCCGGCGCCTTGCCACCGACGGACCCGAGGACGAGGTCCGTCACCTGGCAGAAGGCGTCAACGTGATGGTGGCTCGACTGGAGGATGCCTTCGCCCGCCAGGAGTCCTTCGTCTCCAACGCCGCCCACGAGTTGCGGACCCCCTTGACCACCGTGCGCACCACATTGCAGGTGGCGGGGCGCCAGGGCCGCATCCCCGAGGACCTTCGCCCCGACATCGACGAGGTCCTGTTGGCGAACCGGTACCTCGAAGGGCTGGTTTCCTCGCTTCTGGCCTTGTCCAGGTTGGGTGGGCGTTCGATCTCCACCCACGACCAGGTCGACTTGGCCGCCCTCGTCGACGACGTGCGCCGGCAGGAAGACATGTGCCAGGGCGTGCCGATCCGTGTGCGTGGGGCCGGCGGAGCGGCGCGCCTGCCTGGACCACGTGAGTCTGCCCTTCCTGGCGCGCGGCCTCAGGCGCTCCGAAGCCGACCTTCGGGCACGGGAGCTGCTGGAGAGGGTCGGGCTGGCGCATGTGGCGGAGCGCCCCTTCCACACCCTGTCGGGCGGCGAGGCCCAACGCCTCATGTTGGCGCGCGGCATGGCAGCAGCCCCAGACCTGCTGCTTGTCGACGAGCCCACCGCGCAGTTGGACGGGCGCACCGCCCGGGCGGTCGACGCGGCGCTGTCTCGCCTGGCCGAACCGGGGGTCATCGTCGTCGTGGCCACACACGACGCCCGGACGGCCGCCGTGTGCGATGAGGTCGTGGACCTGGGCGGGTGGGTGCCGTGAAAGGGCGACGGACCCGGCCCTCGGCGGAGCGCATGAAGGGGCGGGGGGCCAAACGCCGGGCAGGGCGCCTGCGTGGGCGTGTGAAGGGGAGCATGCGACTACGCGAGATCCTGCGTGAAGCCGGGCGCGACCTCGCCAGTGGCACCGCGCGGGCTGTGCTCCTGGCCGTGGGGGTCGCTGCGGTTGCCGTGACGTGCACGGTGGCCGACCTTCGGGCAATGGGAGCGGTGGTGGACGCCGTGGTCACCTTCCGCTCGGTGGGGGCCTCCATCAGGATCGTCGAAGTCCCCCAAGGAATCGACGCCCGCGTGTGTGACGGCCTCACGCACCTGCCGGGGGTCAGGGCCGCAGGCGCCCTGCGCAAGGTCAAGGAGCCCCTCACCTTGGGGGTCCTGCCCTCCAACCCCCTGACCCTGTACGAGGCGTCCCCCGCATTTGCCACCATGCTTCCCGCGTCCACCGGCCAGAGCCGCACGGGCCTGCTGGTGCCGACCGGCCTCGCCCGGACCCTCGGGGTCGGCATCGGCCAGCAGGTGCCGACCTCGCAAGGAACGGCGCTGGTGGGAGGCACCTACTCCTACCCCGAGGACGGCCGGCCTCCAGGAATGGGATGGGCCGCCATCGCCCTCGTCCCCGCAGATCACGGATTCGACGAATGCTGGATGGACGCCCACCCGGTCGCTGCTTCCACCGCGGCAGCGCTGCTGTGGGCGATTTCGGCGGACTTGCCGGTGCCCGACGCGGACGTGGTCACCAGGCAGCACAACTCAACCCTGGGACTGCCCACCGTTCCCGCCCGCGACTTCCTTGCGCGACCCACCGCGCGACTGCCTCTGGTCGCTTTCGCCGTCGCGCTGGTCCTGGCGGGTGCGGCCACATGGATGCGGCGCCTGGAGCTGGCCTCCGCCCTGCACGTGGGGGTGCGGCGACTCGACCAGATGGCATGCCTGGCGATGCAGACCCTCGTGTGGGCGGGGGTGGGGGCGGCGCCTGCCGTGCCCGTCGCACTGGCCCTCACACGAGGGCGGGCGGCAGAGACGGCCCAGGTCCTGGCTCTTCATGCGTGCATGAACCCACTCATGGGCGTCGCCGGGGCGCTGGTCGGAACGCTGGTGGCGGCGGCGCTGGTCAGGGAGCGTCGCATCTTCACGTGGTTCAAGTCCAGATGACAGGGGCGCCCCACGGGCGTCGAAGGAAAGGAGAGGTCATGGGACATGACATGTCGGTCCACGTCGCGCGTCGTGGGCGTGCGGGGTGGGCGAGGAGGCCTGTGCCGATGGTGGCCGCCGCGGCGGTGGTGTCGGCGGCGCTCGCCGCCGGGTGTGCGGGGGGTTCGCCTGCGGAGTCGTCGGCTCCCGGCGCGCCCTCGGGTGGTACCCAGGGCGGGGAGGTGGCCGGTGGGGGAGGAGCCACCGGGGGACCCGCTGGGTCGAACGGCACCTTCGAGGAGATCGTCAAAGCGGGGCTGGCGCAGGACATCGGGCCCTTCCAAAAGGAGGTCCTGGAGAGGGCACTGAGTTCGGGCCAGATCAGCGAGTCCGACTGGAAGGAGGTCAACACGCGTTTCGTGGCCTGCGCGAAGTCGCGAGGCGCCCAGGTGGAGGTCGAGTTCAACGGGGCTCAGGTCAGTGTGCGGGTCGACCAGGCGTCCTCGTCCCAGCCGGGCAAGGTGGAGGATTCGCCGAGCAGTTCGCGGTGTGACGGCAAGGGCGGGTCGGACGAGCAGGTCACCGGAAATGCACCCGACGGGTTCCGGCCCGTGGGGGTCGCCCCGGCGGTCATCGAGTGTCAGGACCGCGAGAACACGTGGGTCAATGCGGCCTACGCGCGTCTGCATGCCACTGGTGCGCAGACCTCGGACATGTCCATCGAACAGCAGGTCCTGGCGTGCCTGAAGCAGGCGGGGACCGTGCCGGAGTCGACGACCTTGGACGAGTTCATGGCCCAGTTGTCGAAAGAGGAGGACCAGTTCGGTCCCGCCGGTTCCAGCGACCGGAAGACCTTCGAAGCCTGCTGGCAAACGGCCACAGCCCCTCCTGAGATTCCTCCGTCCCTGCGTGAGATTCGTCCGTCGATCGACGAGATTCGTCCTTCAAGCGATTCGGGGCGAGTCTCGACATCGGGGGTGAGCGGCGGGGCGCTGGGACTTTCGTCGGGGGTTTCGGATTCCTTCGAGAACTTTCGAATTGGTCGGAGGTGACAAGGTGAACCGAGTGGCTTGGGGGTTCCTCGACAGATCTGGGATGAAAAGCGCAGAAAGTCGGGGACTTTCCCCTGTCGTCCGACCTGCGGGCCATGCTGGGGCACCGCCTTCACCCGGCCCCGAGGATCCTTGCGAGCTTTCGTTTGATTGACTACTCTGTGTGTAACCGAAGAAGAACCGACACCGGTTCTCAGGGATCGCAAGGGGGTGATCGACAATGGGGCGCCAGGAACGGGCGGACTTCATCCTCGATCGCCTTGCCGCCGAAGGCGAGGTCTCGGTCTCGGGACTGGCGGACGATCTCGGCGTGTCACTGGTGACCGTGCGCACCACCTTGAAGGACCTCGAAGAGGGCGGATACCTCACCCGCACCCACGGCGGCGCGCGCCCGACGGCCTTCCGCAACATCCACCTGCGCCAGAACGACCGCCTGGATGAAAAGGAACGCATTGCCAAGGCCGCCGCCGACATGGTCCGCGACGACGACCACATCATGATCGAAGCCGGGACCACCTGCGCCTTGATCGTCAAACACCTCACCGGCAAGCGCAATGTCCACGTGGTCACCAACTCGGTGCTGGTCTTCGCCAACGCGCGCTCCAACCCGAACCTCATCCTCACCCTGACCGGCGGCCAGTTCCGCCCCGAGTCGGAGTCCCTGGTCGGGCCCGTCGCCGAGCGCTCCATCAACG
This genomic interval carries:
- a CDS encoding ABC transporter substrate-binding protein; this encodes MRSIGRIVAVAAAGTMALGLAACSTSTTPAAGGESGKTDTAMSADAPESAATELTGEVKKGDGTQTIYLVSKGFQHRFWQAVKEGAEQAGKEYGYKVQFVGPDDETKVTQQLDQLQAALDSKPAAIGFAALDSGAAEPVLQKVKAANIPVIAFDSGVDSDIPLTTVQTDNYAAAQEAAKHMVDALKGKGTVGLVCHDQTSQTGKQRCQGFIDYIKENAPEIKLLDPQYAGDVSKAADTAKSIIQANSDIVGIYGSNEAAASGVIQAQNEVKKPGLTVIGFDSGKTQIAAIKDGTQAGAVTQAPVKMGYTTVKAAIQAINGQTLPKIVDSGYAWFDKTNIDSDEIKPNLYE
- a CDS encoding L-fucose isomerase yields the protein MTNHPRIGIRPTIDGRRKGVRESLEEQTMGMATAVAELLSSTLKYPDGRPVECVIADTTIGRVHEAQACAEKFKANNVGLTITVTPCWCYGTETTDMDPTMPHAIWGFNGTERPGAVYLAAALAGHAQIGIPAFGIYGKDVQDGDDNSIPEDVRTRLIDYAAAGLAVAQMRGRSYLSMGSVSMGIAGSVVDPHFFGAYLGMRNEYIDMSEFTRRIAEGIYDHDEYEKAYAWIRENLHQGKDWNPEEWQFPDKFDQWWQFVTKMTLIGRDLMQGNPKLAEMGFEEEAGGHGAIAAGFQGQRQWTDHFPNGDVMETMLNTNFDWNGKRQPNVLATENDSLNGASMLFGHLLTNTPQIFSDVRTYWSPEAIERVTGWKPEGRASVGLLDLRNSGSTTLDGAGQARRDGENVIKPWWEVTDEDIKATLDATTFHPASTGYFRGGGFSTHFRTAGEMPVTMCRINIVAGKPVMQIAEGWTVELPDEVASTIEERTNPEWPTTWFVPNLTGEGAFKSVYDVMNNWGANHGAISYGHIGGQLITLASMLRIPVNMHNVPEDRVFRPKAWSLFGTADPEGADYRACETFGPLYR
- a CDS encoding rhamnulokinase family protein, whose protein sequence is MTTALAVDLGSSSGRVLAGTLDADHIEITEVHRFKHEAQRRDGRLVWDVETMWNEVVTGLRAAVERFDDAVSVSVDTWGVDFAALDADDQLVGPVRAYRDERTERTHDAFRRRLDDREFFTLTGIAPATINTANQLVALTVEEPELAERIDTVLLLPDYFAWKLSGVKGWSRSICSSSGLCEPGSPRWSNQVFERLGLERRWVGDLNSDLTVVGPCTVEGLEHLTVVRGGAHDTACAVHALPIDEGVAAWWLSCGSWSVLGAMEDHALTSDAAFELGLTNESRSDGGVRPLFNITGMWILQELQRQWEREGNPTDTDELVAAARQCPTPSVLLDPDRPFFAEPGNMVEKVDAFLAEAGAPAPSSEAEYVRLVIESFAARYARGIDDLAKITGTRPDQLNLVGGGSRNHLLCDLTARAAGMRVVAGPVEASILGSLLAQLETLGHLDPARRPDVIARTAKTHVHAPDVQ
- a CDS encoding LacI family DNA-binding transcriptional regulator, which gives rise to MSTRRMSSKSKRVSQADVAALAGVSTNTVSRVVRGDPEVSDATRRRITALLKEVDYRPNYAARSLSAKRTGVLHVALAAPMFHGHGRSLLSVVSAAADAGFHVSMSNLWVRDGVIDSRIAPFDVDAVVILGGQGPTVDMAVELGRTVPTVLLLASERNLDRISTVSVDNVRGSRLATEHLLRAGVDSMVHLAGPTSWGDSGTRREGFEQACREAGIEARVLSADSWNARDGYDAMTSLDQLPQGLFAANDQLALGAMRLIHERGASIPGDVKVVGFDDMDGADCFAPPLTTIRQPFDRVGRTAVRLARQMIEGGPGQDVVIEPELVIRSSSSL
- a CDS encoding RbsD/FucU family protein produces the protein MIYGPMTHPQFLRALAAAGHGSKILLADANYPHTTGVGPRAELISLNFAPGMLDVIQITEVLKQVCPIEKAEIMVPAPDAEQVEIPIHDEFRALLPDTEFGELSRFDFYDAARSEDVGIIVATGEQRLYGNLLLTVGVRQPGE
- a CDS encoding response regulator transcription factor, with amino-acid sequence MGSAGMEAMRILLVEDEVPLANALQRGLVGEGFEVEVVHDGASALTTLERRIFDIVVLDRDLPILHGDFVARSLRDSGSRTRILMLTAASSSEDVVRGLDLGADDYLSKPFDFDVLLARLRALGRRLTDTGGGLTCADLRIDIASHRTWVAGTEIHLRPKEFQVLAELMRAGGATVSPVGLFDAAWGEDDPTGEAVVKTVIHSLRRKIGAHRITTVHGVGYRVAQP
- a CDS encoding ABC transporter ATP-binding protein, coding for MAERPFHTLSGGEAQRLMLARGMAAAPDLLLVDEPTAQLDGRTARAVDAALSRLAEPGVIVVVATHDARTAAVCDEVVDLGGWVP
- a CDS encoding DeoR/GlpR family DNA-binding transcription regulator; translation: MGRQERADFILDRLAAEGEVSVSGLADDLGVSLVTVRTTLKDLEEGGYLTRTHGGARPTAFRNIHLRQNDRLDEKERIAKAAADMVRDDDHIMIEAGTTCALIVKHLTGKRNVHVVTNSVLVFANARSNPNLILTLTGGQFRPESESLVGPVAERSINAFNARIAFLGTDGFSVERGLTTQLVEGGQVGSLMRSRAEETWLLADSSKAGRAGFVSFMEIDQITGIITDDALVATFREELTARTRMRIV